The proteins below are encoded in one region of Sulfolobus sp. A20:
- a CDS encoding CTP synthase, which produces MANKFIIVTGGVLSSVGKGTLVASMGLLLKRRGYNVTAVKIDPYINVDAGTMNPYMHGEVFVTDDGAETDLDLGHYERFMDINVTKFNNITAGKVYFEVIKKEREGKYLGQTVQIIPHVTDEIKNMIRYAANINNAEITLVEIGGTVGDIESLPFLEAVRQLRLEEEDNVVFVHIALVEYLSVTGELKTKPLQHSVQELRRIGIQPDFIVARAMLPLDNETKRKIALFTNVKMENIVSSYDVQTPYEVPLILEEQGLISKILSKLKLEDKGVDLSSWLDFVNNVKGVNSNKVVNIALIGKYTKLKDSYISIREAIYHAAAQLKVKPNLIWLESTDLEKADNIDEILGKVNGIIVLPGFGSRGAEGKIRAIKFAREHNIPFLGICFGFQLAVVEFARSIGLKGANSTEVDPSTPHPVITLLDNQKNVTQLGGTMRLGSQKIIIKEGTLAHKLYSSNVTYERHRHRYEVNPNYVDILEKNGLIISGVSENGLIEIIELSNHKFFLATQAHPEFRSRPTKPSPIYLGFVKAAAGL; this is translated from the coding sequence GTGGCTAATAAGTTCATAATTGTCACAGGCGGAGTACTATCTAGTGTAGGAAAAGGAACATTAGTAGCGTCAATGGGACTATTACTTAAGAGAAGAGGATATAACGTAACTGCAGTGAAGATAGATCCTTACATTAACGTTGACGCTGGAACTATGAATCCATATATGCACGGTGAAGTTTTTGTGACAGATGATGGAGCAGAAACTGATCTAGATCTTGGACATTATGAAAGATTTATGGATATTAATGTAACTAAATTTAATAATATAACCGCAGGTAAAGTTTACTTTGAAGTAATAAAAAAGGAAAGAGAAGGAAAGTATTTAGGTCAAACTGTTCAAATAATTCCGCATGTTACTGATGAAATTAAAAATATGATAAGATATGCGGCAAATATTAACAATGCGGAAATAACATTGGTCGAGATAGGTGGAACAGTAGGTGACATTGAAAGTCTTCCGTTCCTTGAAGCAGTTAGGCAGCTAAGGTTAGAAGAGGAGGACAACGTAGTTTTTGTTCATATAGCTCTTGTTGAATATTTATCTGTAACTGGTGAACTTAAAACTAAACCGCTGCAACACAGTGTTCAAGAACTTAGGAGGATAGGTATACAACCAGATTTTATTGTAGCTAGAGCTATGTTACCCCTTGATAATGAAACTAAACGAAAAATAGCACTATTTACAAATGTTAAAATGGAAAACATCGTTTCTAGTTATGATGTTCAAACACCTTACGAGGTACCTTTAATTCTGGAAGAACAAGGTTTAATATCAAAAATTTTGAGTAAACTTAAATTAGAAGATAAAGGTGTCGATTTATCAAGTTGGCTGGATTTTGTAAATAATGTTAAGGGAGTAAACAGTAATAAAGTAGTAAATATAGCATTAATAGGGAAATACACTAAACTAAAAGATAGTTATATTAGTATAAGGGAAGCCATTTATCACGCAGCAGCTCAACTTAAGGTAAAACCAAACTTAATATGGTTAGAATCGACTGATCTAGAAAAGGCTGATAACATAGACGAGATTCTAGGGAAAGTCAACGGTATTATAGTACTGCCGGGATTTGGAAGTAGAGGAGCTGAGGGGAAGATAAGGGCAATTAAATTTGCTAGAGAGCATAATATACCATTTTTAGGAATATGTTTTGGTTTTCAATTAGCCGTAGTTGAATTTGCAAGGTCCATAGGACTAAAAGGAGCAAATTCCACAGAAGTTGATCCTTCTACTCCTCATCCAGTAATTACTTTACTGGATAATCAAAAAAATGTAACCCAGCTAGGTGGGACTATGAGATTAGGATCACAGAAAATAATAATAAAGGAAGGCACTCTTGCTCACAAGTTGTATTCATCAAATGTTACATATGAGAGGCATAGGCACAGATATGAAGTTAATCCTAACTATGTAGATATACTCGAAAAGAATGGGTTAATAATATCTGGTGTTAGTGAAAACGGTTTAATAGAAATTATAGAACTGTCAAACCATAAATTCTTTTTAGCTACTCAAGCTCACCCAGAGTTTAGAAGTAGACCTACTAAACCCTCACCAATATATCTGGGCTTTGTTAAAGCTGCTGCGGGTCTTTAA
- a CDS encoding DUF460 domain-containing protein — translation MKVLGIDIEPMSSPSKGSPSYSIVILDENEKILEKSDNVTLSRLIRLCWEYRPDKIAVDNIYEIGENDKAIISVLKLLPPNTNIVQVTYNNGEFKEVKELAREIGYEIQGKLSPQKTAYLNAVLALRGFGTSIKLEEKRTKIIISRGRALGPGGMSQNRYKRHIRGLLLRVMRDIKEKLNSKGFDYDLIVKRSKAGIEGAVFIVYAPRESLYGVVRKIKSHNVVVDIRPIYKNKIEFKDKKSEKRLIVGIDPGTEVGVSILDIYSNPVLLISKRNIDRDEIVSIISKEGKAIIVATDVNPIPDAVKKIASKFNAILYIPERNLTLEEKQKIVEEYSIFHNIKVDNPHIRDSLAAAIKAYNNIENKLRQIDSFLRRLDIDIVDENRLYDCVIYGNTVSECIESEINNILKKEGEEQINTNNNIKNVHNKIIEFNDNQIRKLKEENLYLKNQVSSYKKIIYNLLREKEDLTKKIDEIKLQVNKDLERDRKVYELTLQLSNANNTINKLENKIKEYENKMEKLQEVIRKIVNDEVVIIISHKEPYEYIKYDGNNLYIMEEKISIEIAEYFDKNIVIMDKQVLHDIQKLFKEYQLEKSKTIDLKRIVDEYRNNRLKRV, via the coding sequence ATGAAAGTATTAGGAATTGACATTGAGCCTATGAGCAGTCCATCTAAAGGCTCTCCTTCATATTCAATAGTTATATTAGATGAAAATGAAAAAATCTTGGAAAAATCCGATAATGTAACATTAAGTAGACTAATAAGGCTATGCTGGGAATACAGACCAGATAAAATAGCAGTTGACAATATATATGAAATAGGAGAAAATGACAAAGCGATAATAAGTGTATTGAAACTTCTGCCGCCTAATACTAATATAGTTCAAGTTACTTATAACAATGGAGAATTTAAAGAAGTCAAGGAACTAGCGAGAGAAATAGGATATGAAATACAAGGTAAGTTAAGCCCACAAAAGACGGCTTATCTTAACGCTGTATTAGCCTTGAGGGGTTTTGGAACTAGCATAAAACTTGAGGAAAAAAGAACTAAAATAATAATCTCCAGAGGTAGGGCTTTAGGTCCAGGTGGAATGAGCCAAAATAGGTATAAAAGGCATATAAGGGGCTTGCTATTAAGAGTTATGAGAGATATTAAAGAAAAACTAAATTCTAAAGGATTCGATTATGATTTAATAGTTAAAAGATCTAAAGCCGGTATCGAAGGGGCTGTGTTTATAGTATACGCACCTAGGGAAAGTTTATACGGAGTAGTGAGGAAAATAAAAAGCCATAACGTGGTAGTAGATATAAGACCAATATATAAAAACAAAATAGAGTTTAAAGATAAAAAATCTGAAAAAAGACTAATAGTAGGGATAGATCCTGGGACTGAGGTTGGAGTATCCATACTCGATATATATTCGAATCCCGTCCTTTTGATTTCAAAAAGAAATATTGATAGGGACGAAATAGTATCGATTATATCTAAAGAAGGGAAGGCAATTATAGTAGCTACTGACGTGAATCCTATCCCAGATGCAGTCAAAAAGATCGCTAGCAAGTTTAACGCTATTCTCTATATTCCTGAACGTAATCTAACATTAGAGGAAAAGCAAAAAATTGTCGAGGAGTACTCTATTTTTCACAATATAAAAGTTGATAATCCTCACATTAGAGATTCGTTAGCTGCTGCAATAAAAGCATATAATAACATTGAAAATAAATTAAGGCAAATAGATAGCTTCTTAAGAAGATTAGATATTGACATAGTGGATGAAAATCGCCTTTATGATTGTGTAATATATGGCAATACTGTATCTGAGTGCATAGAAAGTGAAATAAATAATATATTAAAGAAAGAAGGAGAAGAGCAGATAAATACTAATAACAATATTAAGAATGTTCATAATAAGATAATTGAATTTAATGACAATCAAATAAGGAAGCTTAAAGAAGAAAATTTATATCTTAAAAATCAAGTGTCCAGTTATAAGAAGATAATATATAATCTACTCAGAGAGAAGGAAGATTTAACTAAAAAGATTGATGAAATAAAGTTACAAGTGAATAAAGATCTAGAGAGGGATAGAAAGGTGTATGAGTTAACTCTTCAACTTAGTAATGCAAATAATACTATCAATAAACTAGAGAACAAAATTAAGGAATATGAAAATAAAATGGAAAAACTACAAGAGGTCATACGAAAAATAGTTAATGACGAGGTAGTGATAATAATATCTCATAAAGAGCCTTATGAGTATATTAAGTATGATGGAAATAACTTATACATTATGGAGGAAAAGATATCAATTGAGATAGCGGAATATTTTGATAAAAACATAGTTATAATGGATAAACAAGTTCTACATGATATTCAGAAACTATTTAAGGAGTATCAGCTGGAAAAATCAAAAACTATAGATCTTAAGAGGATAGTAGATGAGTATAGAAACAACAGGCTTAAAAGAGTGTAA
- a CDS encoding lipopolysaccharide core heptose(II) kinase RfaY, with protein MRLSIAERAALVGPFDYTILKIIYSLKDENEFIPYSKLQSMLGRRSENELRLALTKLLNLKLIYKNNTKYEFKLTYSGLDILAIKILYINKILNKLGTVIGEGKESIVYRGYDFDNNLIAIKFHRIGKNSYKKIKGRKEAREKSWLSLTVENAKREYVALKCVSDNGGYVPKPLGLAYNAIAIEYINGLELREVNNLDENIAKEIYDKILYTMRIAFSECKVIHGDLSPYNILINDQNEIRIIDWPQAIDSDSEDMLRNDIYNIVSFFRKFGINDSVESVMKYVRGIT; from the coding sequence ATGAGACTTTCGATAGCAGAACGTGCCGCATTAGTGGGTCCTTTTGACTATACTATACTAAAAATTATTTATAGTTTAAAAGATGAAAATGAATTTATACCATATTCTAAGCTACAGAGCATGTTAGGTAGGAGGAGTGAAAATGAATTAAGACTTGCTCTAACAAAATTACTTAATTTAAAATTAATATATAAGAATAATACAAAGTACGAATTCAAATTAACATATTCTGGATTAGATATATTAGCCATAAAAATACTTTATATCAATAAAATACTAAATAAACTCGGTACTGTAATTGGAGAGGGAAAAGAAAGTATAGTTTATCGTGGATATGATTTCGATAACAATTTAATTGCAATAAAATTTCATAGAATAGGTAAAAACAGTTATAAAAAGATAAAAGGAAGAAAAGAAGCAAGAGAAAAGAGTTGGTTATCGTTAACTGTAGAAAACGCAAAAAGAGAATATGTAGCACTAAAATGTGTGAGTGATAATGGCGGGTATGTTCCAAAACCTTTAGGACTTGCATATAATGCTATTGCGATAGAGTACATAAACGGTTTAGAATTGCGTGAAGTTAATAATCTAGATGAGAATATCGCTAAGGAAATTTATGACAAGATCTTATATACTATGAGAATCGCATTTTCAGAATGTAAGGTTATTCACGGTGATCTAAGTCCTTATAACATACTAATTAATGACCAAAATGAAATAAGAATAATTGACTGGCCACAAGCGATAGATTCTGACTCAGAAGATATGCTTAGAAATGATATATATAATATTGTATCGTTTTTTAGAAAATTTGGAATTAATGACTCAGTAGAAAGTGTTATGAAATATGTAAGAGGGATAACATGA
- a CDS encoding Mut7-C RNAse domain-containing protein encodes MQAQKFIVDAMLGRVARWLRIMGYDAIYSNKYEDWKILEIAQNQNRIIITRDRSIYTKSLRRHLKCILLSPDSDIVKDLAYIAYKTRIDLSVNVNYTRCTECNSVLEKIGENKWICPRCKKNYWKGRHWRTIEEIIIKANSELLKLEEKHDIRRASNNTRTELRNRSNSNTDSKKVNLREV; translated from the coding sequence ATGCAAGCTCAGAAGTTTATTGTTGATGCTATGTTAGGGAGGGTCGCGAGATGGTTAAGAATTATGGGATATGACGCTATATATAGTAATAAATATGAAGACTGGAAAATTTTAGAAATAGCTCAAAATCAGAATAGAATAATAATAACCAGAGATAGAAGTATTTACACTAAATCGTTAAGAAGACACTTAAAGTGTATATTGTTGAGTCCAGATTCTGATATCGTGAAAGATCTTGCTTATATTGCTTATAAAACTAGGATAGATCTATCGGTTAACGTAAATTATACTAGATGTACTGAATGTAACTCAGTACTAGAAAAAATTGGTGAAAATAAGTGGATATGTCCTAGATGTAAGAAAAATTATTGGAAAGGAAGGCATTGGAGAACTATAGAAGAGATAATAATTAAAGCTAATAGCGAATTATTAAAATTGGAAGAAAAACATGATATCAGAAGGGCTAGTAACAATACAAGAACTGAACTTAGAAATAGGTCGAACTCTAATACAGATAGCAAGAAGGTCAATCTACGAGAAGTTTAG
- a CDS encoding orotidine 5'-phosphate decarboxylase / HUMPS family protein codes for MRNIILEKLQKQRYLQIALDFIKIDDALNIVEKVKNIENIIIEAGTPLIKSAGIEGLRKLRELAPDKIILADTKTADAGDVEVEIAKIGKADIMTVLGIMHNSTIELTVKKARELDMVVQADLINVRNLYDRAKEIKSLGVDIIGFHIGLDVQRTLNISAIDLKNEIEKVSKLGTIISVAGGLNKEKIADLIDLPINIFVVGTAITKSSDPKRVVEEIVNILK; via the coding sequence ATGAGGAACATAATATTAGAAAAACTTCAAAAACAGAGATATTTGCAAATAGCTCTTGACTTCATAAAAATTGATGATGCATTAAACATAGTTGAAAAAGTAAAAAATATTGAAAATATTATCATTGAGGCTGGTACGCCGTTAATAAAGTCTGCTGGAATAGAAGGATTAAGGAAGTTAAGGGAACTGGCTCCTGATAAGATAATATTGGCAGATACTAAGACTGCTGATGCTGGAGATGTGGAAGTTGAGATAGCTAAAATAGGAAAAGCTGATATAATGACAGTTTTAGGTATTATGCATAACTCTACTATTGAATTAACTGTTAAGAAGGCTAGGGAACTTGATATGGTTGTGCAAGCTGATCTAATAAACGTGAGAAATCTTTATGATAGAGCTAAAGAAATTAAGAGTTTAGGAGTTGACATTATAGGATTTCATATAGGTCTAGATGTTCAAAGAACATTAAATATATCTGCAATAGATCTTAAAAATGAAATTGAAAAAGTATCTAAATTAGGCACAATAATATCGGTAGCCGGTGGATTAAACAAGGAGAAAATAGCTGATCTAATAGACCTTCCAATAAACATATTTGTTGTAGGTACCGCAATTACCAAAAGTAGTGATCCAAAGAGGGTAGTTGAAGAGATAGTTAACATATTAAAGTGA
- a CDS encoding Trm112 family protein produces MKYRLMDLLACPICKHFPLRLYVFSEKNVERTIEDKKPLCELYCAFKVSYVKELKEIPPCDECIKHEIDNGLLYCESCKRWYPIIDEIPRMLPDKLRKEEEELNFLKQYKDKIPKEILNNGLPFRLK; encoded by the coding sequence ATGAAATATAGGTTAATGGATTTATTAGCATGCCCTATTTGTAAGCATTTCCCGCTAAGGCTATATGTATTTTCTGAGAAGAACGTAGAGAGAACCATTGAGGATAAGAAGCCTCTATGTGAGCTGTACTGTGCATTCAAAGTCTCTTATGTAAAGGAGTTAAAAGAAATACCACCTTGTGATGAATGTATTAAACACGAGATAGATAATGGATTACTTTATTGTGAGTCATGTAAGAGGTGGTATCCAATAATTGATGAGATTCCTAGAATGTTGCCAGACAAACTAAGAAAAGAGGAAGAAGAGCTTAATTTTCTTAAGCAATATAAGGACAAGATACCAAAGGAAATATTAAATAATGGATTACCGTTTCGTTTAAAATGA
- a CDS encoding U6 snRNA-associated Sm-like protein LSm6 gives MQAKIENPLKSLRTAVNKIVLVKLKDGSEYIGKLEQTDGTMNLVLRDCTEIREGTSEPVAKYGRVLIRGSNVLFISVDYETILASGK, from the coding sequence GTGCAAGCAAAAATAGAAAATCCGTTGAAGAGTTTAAGAACAGCAGTAAATAAGATAGTTTTAGTAAAATTGAAAGATGGCAGTGAATATATCGGAAAACTTGAACAAACAGATGGTACAATGAATTTAGTTCTAAGAGATTGTACCGAAATTAGAGAAGGTACTTCTGAGCCAGTTGCTAAATATGGTAGAGTTCTAATAAGAGGGAGTAATGTGCTATTCATTAGTGTAGATTATGAAACTATCTTAGCTAGTGGAAAGTAA
- a CDS encoding NFACT family protein — protein MMGENIKLQKKTSMTYFDLLAWLRENKNELENCIIDNIYEVQNAENSFIIKLYCNGKDKELLIEPGRRINFTRYNYPKSSSGKAILLRELIRGNVISEVNIVDSERILVMTLKKNGIKLIVELLPKGLLVITDNENKILFSTEYKEFRDRKIFLGEQYITPPKPQISDEEMEKLLKKGNLTKLLGISQEVLIYLDVKEVNKNNLEDIKEKIRKLEEEIKNGNIKPCILDNLTVIPFLINNCKSYEKFNDALDDFFYTIAQEELEQKKSREILEKKSKILNSIEQLKKSISEYEQKEAMFKRIGELLLHRSYEIEQMIPKNEKKRNIKINVDNIEIEVDPTISVAKNASKYFEMMKEYRRKVERAIETLKELEERLKILENEEIERKKELKISLRKKEWYEKYRWTITRNGLLVIGGKDASQNESIVKKYMKEKDIFLHADIVGAPATIIKVLDESKQVSDEDLYDAAIIAACYSKAWKVGLGAVDVFWVFGNQVSLTPPTGEYLSKGSFMIYGKKNFINKVRLELALGIILNNSDQISVIVGSEEAVKTRTNYYVIVSPGDDEKDKISEKIIKIFQRLLPNTKGLYALKEEIMDKLPGKSKIIKVSNLHNNDKIQMTT, from the coding sequence ATGATGGGAGAAAATATAAAATTGCAGAAAAAGACTTCAATGACCTACTTTGATCTACTAGCTTGGTTACGTGAAAATAAAAACGAGTTAGAGAACTGCATAATAGATAATATCTACGAAGTTCAAAATGCCGAGAACTCGTTTATTATAAAATTATATTGCAATGGAAAAGATAAAGAGTTATTAATAGAGCCCGGCAGAAGAATTAACTTTACGAGATACAACTATCCTAAATCTTCTTCCGGTAAGGCAATACTGTTAAGAGAGTTAATAAGAGGTAATGTAATTTCTGAGGTAAACATAGTAGATAGTGAAAGAATATTAGTAATGACACTAAAGAAAAATGGTATTAAACTTATTGTGGAACTTTTACCAAAGGGATTGCTAGTAATAACAGATAACGAGAACAAGATACTATTCTCGACAGAATACAAAGAATTCAGAGATAGGAAAATATTTCTAGGCGAACAATACATTACTCCGCCTAAACCTCAGATATCCGATGAGGAGATGGAAAAACTATTAAAGAAGGGGAACTTAACTAAATTGCTTGGGATTTCTCAGGAAGTATTAATTTACTTAGATGTAAAAGAAGTAAATAAAAACAATTTAGAAGATATAAAGGAAAAGATAAGAAAATTGGAAGAAGAGATCAAAAACGGAAACATAAAACCTTGTATACTAGATAACTTAACTGTAATTCCTTTCTTGATTAATAATTGTAAAAGTTATGAAAAGTTTAATGACGCGTTAGATGATTTCTTTTATACTATAGCCCAAGAGGAACTAGAACAAAAGAAGTCAAGAGAAATATTAGAAAAGAAATCAAAAATCCTGAACTCAATAGAACAATTAAAGAAAAGTATTAGTGAATATGAGCAAAAGGAAGCGATGTTTAAGAGGATAGGAGAATTATTACTTCACAGATCATATGAAATAGAGCAAATGATACCTAAAAACGAGAAAAAGAGAAATATTAAGATCAACGTGGATAATATAGAGATAGAAGTAGACCCGACAATATCAGTTGCTAAGAATGCATCGAAGTATTTTGAGATGATGAAAGAATATAGAAGAAAAGTTGAGAGAGCAATAGAAACGTTAAAGGAGCTGGAAGAAAGACTAAAGATACTGGAAAATGAAGAAATAGAAAGAAAGAAAGAGTTAAAAATTAGTTTAAGAAAAAAAGAATGGTACGAGAAATATAGATGGACTATAACGAGAAATGGACTTCTGGTAATAGGAGGTAAGGATGCCAGCCAAAATGAGAGTATTGTTAAGAAGTATATGAAAGAAAAAGATATCTTTCTTCACGCAGATATAGTAGGTGCTCCAGCTACAATAATTAAGGTACTAGATGAAAGTAAACAAGTTAGTGATGAGGACTTATATGACGCCGCGATTATAGCCGCTTGCTATTCAAAGGCATGGAAAGTTGGACTAGGTGCTGTTGATGTCTTTTGGGTATTTGGAAATCAGGTCTCATTGACTCCTCCCACTGGAGAATATCTTAGCAAAGGATCATTTATGATATATGGTAAAAAGAACTTCATAAATAAGGTTAGGTTAGAATTAGCGTTAGGAATTATATTAAATAATAGCGATCAAATATCGGTTATAGTAGGTAGCGAGGAAGCCGTCAAGACTAGAACCAATTATTACGTAATTGTCTCGCCTGGAGATGATGAAAAAGATAAAATTAGTGAGAAGATCATTAAAATCTTTCAAAGACTTCTTCCAAATACTAAAGGATTGTATGCACTAAAGGAAGAAATAATGGATAAACTGCCTGGAAAGAGCAAAATTATCAAAGTGAGCAATTTACATAACAACGATAAAATTCAAATGACAACTTAA
- a CDS encoding methionine adenosyltransferase, producing MMKNITVQLNPLADIEKLRVELVERKGVGHPDFIADAISEEASRKLSLYYLKRYGIILHHNLDKTLVVGGQASPRFKGGEVIQPIYVIVSGRATTQVKTDDGTDEIPVGTIIVESAKEWIKENFRYLEPEKHIIVDYKVGKGSADLVGLFNTGKTVPLSNDTSFGVGFAPFTKLERMVYETERYLNSKQFKMKLPEVGEDIKVMGLRKDNEIDITIAMATISQLIEDMNHYISIKEQVKSEILDLASKIAPEYNIRVHVNTGDKIDKGIVYLTVTGTSAEHGDDGMTGRGNRAIGLITPMRPMSLEATAGKNPVNHVGKLYNVLANLIAKKVSEQVKDVRIVQIQILGQIGRPINDPLIANVDIVTHSGNITSETENEIKGIVDEMLSSFNKLTTLILEDKVTLF from the coding sequence ATAATGAAGAATATAACTGTTCAATTAAATCCCTTAGCGGATATAGAGAAATTGAGAGTAGAGTTAGTAGAGAGAAAAGGGGTAGGTCATCCAGATTTTATTGCTGATGCCATATCAGAAGAGGCTAGCAGGAAATTATCACTATATTACCTGAAGAGGTATGGTATAATTCTACATCATAATTTAGATAAAACCTTAGTAGTAGGTGGCCAAGCATCTCCACGTTTCAAGGGTGGGGAAGTTATCCAACCTATATACGTAATAGTCTCAGGAAGGGCTACAACACAAGTAAAGACAGATGATGGAACTGATGAAATCCCAGTTGGTACGATTATTGTTGAGAGTGCCAAGGAATGGATAAAAGAGAACTTCAGATATCTAGAACCTGAAAAACATATCATAGTAGATTATAAGGTAGGTAAAGGATCAGCAGATTTAGTTGGATTATTTAACACTGGCAAGACGGTTCCATTGTCTAATGATACTAGTTTTGGTGTAGGATTTGCTCCTTTTACAAAGTTAGAAAGAATGGTATATGAGACAGAAAGATATCTTAATTCTAAACAATTTAAGATGAAATTGCCAGAAGTTGGTGAGGACATTAAGGTGATGGGTCTAAGAAAAGATAATGAAATAGATATTACAATAGCTATGGCAACCATCAGCCAATTAATCGAAGATATGAATCATTATATAAGTATTAAAGAGCAAGTGAAGAGCGAAATACTAGATTTAGCCTCTAAAATAGCGCCAGAATATAATATTAGAGTTCATGTTAATACTGGAGACAAAATAGATAAGGGGATTGTTTATTTAACCGTAACTGGAACATCGGCAGAACATGGAGATGATGGAATGACAGGAAGGGGAAATAGAGCTATAGGTCTAATAACTCCTATGAGACCAATGTCTTTAGAGGCTACAGCTGGTAAGAATCCAGTAAATCATGTAGGCAAGTTGTATAATGTTCTAGCTAATTTGATAGCAAAGAAAGTATCTGAGCAAGTTAAAGATGTAAGGATAGTTCAAATTCAGATACTGGGACAAATAGGCAGACCGATAAATGATCCATTAATAGCAAATGTGGATATAGTTACTCATAGCGGAAATATTACAAGCGAAACAGAAAATGAGATAAAAGGAATTGTAGATGAGATGCTAAGTTCCTTTAATAAATTAACTACATTGATTCTAGAAGATAAAGTTACACTCTTTTAA
- a CDS encoding DUF2153 domain-containing protein, whose product MENSFIGNLDEWIKLQKNLLATLKDMEKKEPTENMDRLDLILASRTAFQHMMRTLKAFDQWLQDPMVIKHMPREMLEDVKNTSWELLQRLLELDIRHTSQFREMIAKMSKEGKLDPLIWTRPAGEEYQERERRGPLSTI is encoded by the coding sequence GTGGAAAATTCATTTATAGGGAATTTAGATGAGTGGATAAAATTGCAAAAGAACCTACTAGCGACACTGAAAGATATGGAGAAAAAGGAACCAACAGAAAATATGGATAGATTAGATTTAATATTAGCTTCGAGAACTGCCTTCCAACACATGATGAGAACTTTAAAGGCCTTTGATCAATGGCTACAAGATCCTATGGTAATAAAGCATATGCCTAGAGAGATGCTTGAAGATGTTAAAAATACGAGTTGGGAGTTATTACAAAGATTACTAGAATTAGATATTAGGCATACTAGTCAGTTTAGAGAAATGATAGCAAAGATGAGTAAAGAAGGAAAATTAGATCCATTAATATGGACTAGACCAGCTGGTGAAGAATATCAAGAGAGAGAAAGAAGAGGACCATTATCTACAATTTAA
- a CDS encoding transcriptional regulator — protein sequence MDLVIEDPQQIYEITKALSVPTRIQILKIISTQPASVLELTNILKMSKGNVSSHVSQLESLGLIEVEYKNGIKGIKKIIKPKYNRIIIIFKDPQQL from the coding sequence ATGGATCTAGTAATTGAAGACCCACAACAAATATACGAAATAACTAAAGCGTTATCAGTACCTACTAGAATACAGATATTAAAGATAATTTCAACACAACCTGCTAGCGTATTAGAACTTACAAACATACTTAAGATGAGCAAGGGAAATGTTAGCTCTCACGTGTCTCAACTTGAAAGTTTAGGATTAATAGAAGTAGAGTATAAAAATGGTATTAAAGGTATTAAAAAGATAATTAAACCTAAATATAACAGAATTATAATAATTTTTAAAGACCCGCAGCAGCTTTAA